The Chanos chanos chromosome 6, fChaCha1.1, whole genome shotgun sequence genome includes a region encoding these proteins:
- the LOC115814643 gene encoding transmembrane protein 43-like: MSVPFSGTEHANQHSRVSSHKKPGFLERLSETAGGMVVGIAVFAFSFYVLFTNEGRAIRTAASLDEGLSQVVSVHPSSGVDFQNNGRLIHISGPLRTSQPIYDPNYNIAVQAVKLRREVEMYQWVEHQESRDYEENGETKTETTYTYNTEWRAEIINSKNFDKEIGHVNPSAMAVTSVTEVASQIQVGRFFLSKGLVEQIDNFQTLSLKGFHGADDFMTVHDDYFYHTLDPRRPEVGDVRVRFSYAGLSGEDSYLGPAQKVSIVAMQRDDQLMPFKTKAGDELEILFLEELSAEEVFQRKHQQNTMLTWALRVGGWALMFLGVSLSTRIVHTLVDWVPLLRELVLLGLKLFALCVSCSLSLLTIAAGWLYYRPLIAALVVSLAALPILLGRSQIPDKKRQ; encoded by the exons ATGTCGGTACCA TTCTCAGGCACAGAACATGCGAACCAGCATTCACGTGTGAGCAGTCATAAAAAGCCTGGCTTCCTCGAACGATTAAGCGAGACTGCAGGAGGGATGGTCGTTGGAATTGCTGTGTTTGCTTTCTCCTTTTATGTACTCTTTACGAATGAG GGCAGGGCAATACGCACAGCAGCTTCCCTGGATGAAGGCCTCTCTCAGGTGGTATCCGTGCACCCATCTTCAGGTGTTGACTTCCAGAACAACGGCCGTCTGATTCATATATCCGGACCTCTGCGCACCTCCCAG CCTATTTATGACCCGAACTACAACATAGCAGTGCAGGCAGTCAAGCtgaggagagaggtggagatgtACCAGTGGGTGGAACATCAAGAGAGCAG GGACTATGAAGAGAACGGAGAAACTAAGACTGAGaccacatatacataca ACACGGAATGGCGGGCAGAGATCATCAACAGCAAGAATTTTGATAAAGAAATCGGTCATGTGAATCCAAG TGCCATGGCAGTTACGAGTGTAACAGAAGTGGCTTCGCAGATTCAGGTTGGAAGATTCTTTCTCTCCAAAG GTTTGGTGGAGCAGATTGATAATTTTCAGACTCTGAGTCTAAAGGGATTCCATGGGGCAGATGATTTTATGACTGTGCATGACGATTACTTCTACCATACCCTTGACCCTCGTCGACCAGAG GTGGGGGACGTGCGTGTGAGATTCTCCTATGCAGGTCTCAGTGGGGAGGACTCATACCTAGGGCCTGCCCAGAAG GTCAGTATCGTAGCCATGCAAAGAGATGATCAGCTGATGCCCTTTAAGACCAAAGCAGGTGATGAACTGGAGATTCTGTTCCTGGAGGAACTTTctgctgag GAAGTGTTTCAACGAAAGCACCAGCAGAACACAATGCTAACCTGGGCTCTAAGGGTCGGAGGCTGGGCTCTCATGTTCCTGGGTGTCAGTCTGTCCACTCGCATTGTCCACACTCTCG ttGACTGGGTGCCACTCCTCAGAGAACTTGTCCTATTGGGTTTGAAGCTCTTTGCCCTCTGTGTGTCCTGCTCCCTATCACTCCTCACCATAGCTGCAGGTTGGCTGTACTACCGTCCACTCATAGCCGCACTAGTGGTCTCACTGGCAGCGCTTCCAATCCTTTTGGGTCGCTCACAGATCCCAGACAAAAAACGCCAGTGA
- the LOC115815402 gene encoding rab GDP dissociation inhibitor alpha-like, which yields MAAQGSGAAQEYDVIVLGTGLKECILSGIMSVSGKRVLHIDSNPYYGGESASISPLEELYKRFHVSGPPKSMGRGKDWNVDLIPKFLLADGDLVRMLLYTEVTRYMDFKVVEGSYVYRAGKIHKVPCTDADAVASDLMGMFDKRRFRKLLLFILNFEENDPRTIL from the exons ATGGCAGCCCAAGGCTCAGGAGCAGCGCAGGAGTATGATGTAATTGTGCTTGGAACTGGCCTCAAG GAATGCATTCTTTCAGGCATAATGTCGGTCAGTGGAAAGAGAGTTCTGCACATAGACTCTAATCCTTATTATGGCGGAGAGAGcgcctccatctctcccttggAGGAG CTGTATAAGAGGTTCCATGTCTCCGGCCCCCCCAAGTCAATGGGAAGGGGGAAAGACTGGAATGTGGATCTCATCCCTAAATTTCTTTTGGCTGACG GAGATTTGGTTAGAATGCTGCTGTACACAGAGGTGACCAGATACATGGACTTTAAAGTGGTTGAGGGAAGCTATGTATACAGGGCTGGCAAGATTCACAAAGTCCCATGCACTGATGCCGATGCCGTGGCATCAG ATTTAATGGGAATGTTTGATAAACGAAGATTCCGGAAGCTATTGCTGTTCATTCTGAACTTTGAGGAGAACGACCCTCGGACCATATTGTAA